In one window of Skermanella rosea DNA:
- a CDS encoding alanine/glycine:cation symporter family protein encodes MTRPPLPRALFPPVFAALVAAAGPAAAQTTADLAGAPELGIDARVNAAIGPVADVFAGIIFYSVPVMGADLPLIVVWLITAALFFTVYFGFINFRGFGHALRLVRGDYEDPNDRGEVSHFQALTAALSGTVGLGNIAGVAIAVSLGGPGATFWMILAGLLGMTSKFTECTLGVKYRRVNADGTVSGGPMYYLSQGLAERGMGGLGRFLAVFFAIMCVGGSLGGGNMFQINQAFQQFVNVTGGDASPLAGRGWIFGLIAAVLVGIVIIGGIRSIVRVTEKVVPFMCGLYVLAGLIIILVHWAEIPAAFGAIITGAFSPEGVAGGFVGVLIQGFRRAAFSNEAGIGSAAIAHSAVRTKEPVTEGYVALLEPFVDTVIVCTVTALVIVITGTYGTPDADGVSLTSQAFGSTIGWFPYVLAVAVILFAFSTMISWSYYGLKSWTYLFGETRAADVSFKLLFCVFVVIGSSLQLGAVVDFSDAMIFAMSLPNLVGLYLLAPVVRRELANYRAKLRSGEIRAHGHAPPAGAAVRR; translated from the coding sequence ATGACCAGGCCGCCGCTCCCCCGCGCTCTCTTCCCGCCCGTGTTCGCGGCCCTGGTGGCCGCCGCCGGCCCCGCGGCGGCGCAGACCACCGCCGACTTGGCCGGCGCGCCCGAACTGGGCATCGATGCCCGCGTCAACGCGGCGATCGGGCCGGTCGCCGACGTCTTCGCCGGGATCATCTTCTATTCGGTGCCGGTGATGGGCGCCGACCTGCCGCTGATCGTGGTCTGGCTGATCACCGCCGCGCTGTTCTTCACCGTCTATTTCGGCTTCATCAATTTCCGCGGCTTCGGCCATGCGCTCCGGCTGGTCCGGGGCGATTACGAGGACCCGAACGACCGGGGCGAGGTCTCGCACTTCCAGGCGCTGACGGCGGCGCTGTCCGGCACCGTAGGCCTCGGCAACATCGCGGGAGTGGCCATCGCGGTGTCGCTCGGCGGGCCAGGCGCCACCTTCTGGATGATCCTCGCCGGCCTGCTCGGCATGACGTCGAAATTCACGGAATGCACGCTCGGCGTCAAATATCGCCGCGTCAACGCCGACGGGACCGTCTCCGGCGGTCCGATGTATTACCTGAGCCAGGGGCTCGCCGAGCGCGGCATGGGCGGGCTGGGCCGGTTCCTGGCGGTGTTCTTCGCGATCATGTGCGTCGGCGGGTCGCTCGGCGGCGGCAACATGTTCCAGATCAACCAGGCGTTCCAGCAGTTCGTCAACGTGACGGGCGGCGACGCCAGCCCGCTGGCCGGCCGGGGCTGGATCTTCGGCCTGATCGCCGCCGTCCTGGTCGGCATCGTGATCATCGGCGGCATCCGCAGCATCGTGCGGGTGACGGAGAAGGTCGTGCCCTTCATGTGCGGGCTCTACGTGCTGGCCGGCCTGATCATCATCCTGGTCCATTGGGCGGAGATCCCCGCGGCCTTCGGCGCCATCATCACCGGCGCCTTCAGCCCGGAAGGAGTCGCGGGGGGCTTCGTCGGCGTGCTGATCCAGGGCTTCCGAAGGGCCGCCTTCTCCAACGAGGCGGGCATCGGCTCCGCCGCCATCGCCCATTCGGCGGTGCGGACCAAGGAGCCGGTGACCGAGGGCTACGTGGCGCTGCTGGAGCCGTTCGTGGACACCGTGATCGTCTGCACCGTGACGGCGCTGGTGATCGTGATCACCGGGACCTACGGCACGCCCGATGCCGACGGCGTCAGCCTGACTTCCCAGGCGTTCGGCAGCACCATCGGCTGGTTCCCCTACGTGCTCGCGGTGGCCGTCATCCTGTTCGCCTTCTCGACCATGATCAGCTGGTCCTATTACGGGCTGAAGAGCTGGACCTACCTGTTCGGCGAGACGCGGGCGGCGGATGTCAGCTTCAAGCTGCTGTTCTGCGTCTTCGTGGTGATCGGCTCCTCGCTCCAGCTGGGTGCAGTGGTCGATTTCTCCGACGCCATGATCTTCGCCATGTCGCTGCCCAACCTGGTCGGGCTTTACCTGCTGGCCCCGGTGGTGCGGCGGGAGCTGGCGAACTACCGCGCCAAGCTGCGCAGCGGCGAGATCCGCGCCCACGGGCACGCCCCGCCCGCCGGCGCCGCGGTGCGGCGCTGA
- a CDS encoding sensor histidine kinase, with protein MGGGEMGLRNGLWLIAAAAAVPGLLLSAVLPALVSAPGPVPASPTILPAPVQGGQVDNAALPGAIVPGTAIPAAPLPGVVFAFPPLTVAGLAGALISGLLAAGAARLVLQRGQAALPGGRSGARESGRGGDEERLRGMAEALPQIVWITGPDGENEYFNRRWFEYSGASPDDPQAWRSHVHPDDLDGLLESWRAAYASASPWQAEYRLRRADGAHFWHLGRATPVLDHAGRIVRWFGTATDIDSQKRIQAELASTAAEREHLLRQKDLLLREVHHRVRNNLQLISSLLSLQNRTITDPATLQQFTEARGRIEAVAQVHEQLYLTDRPDLMDFAAFLQGLCANLSRPGIPVACTRGRPMELPIDEATPLALIANELIANAVEYAYPDEGGLVISGGPVRVILDGCAPGPVELRVEDDGVGLPLDFEQGQGRLGIRLVRQLTRQLRGQLTTGPGGGRRSGTSVSIRFRSEPAPPIDLWGDRDIIR; from the coding sequence ATGGGCGGGGGCGAAATGGGACTGCGCAACGGCCTGTGGCTGATAGCGGCAGCGGCAGCCGTACCGGGACTGCTGTTGTCGGCGGTGTTGCCGGCGCTCGTTTCCGCGCCCGGTCCGGTTCCCGCTTCCCCGACCATCCTGCCGGCGCCGGTCCAGGGCGGCCAGGTGGACAATGCCGCCCTTCCGGGAGCGATCGTCCCCGGCACCGCCATCCCGGCGGCACCTCTGCCCGGCGTCGTGTTCGCCTTTCCGCCCCTGACGGTCGCCGGGCTGGCCGGGGCCCTGATCTCCGGCCTGCTGGCGGCGGGGGCGGCGCGCCTCGTCCTCCAGCGCGGCCAGGCCGCTTTGCCGGGAGGGCGGAGCGGCGCGCGGGAGAGCGGGAGGGGAGGCGACGAGGAGCGGTTGCGCGGCATGGCGGAGGCCCTGCCGCAGATCGTCTGGATCACCGGTCCCGACGGCGAGAACGAGTATTTCAATCGCCGCTGGTTCGAGTATTCCGGCGCGTCCCCTGACGATCCCCAGGCCTGGCGCAGCCATGTCCACCCGGACGACCTCGACGGGCTGCTCGAATCCTGGCGGGCCGCCTACGCTTCCGCCAGTCCCTGGCAGGCGGAATACAGGCTGCGCCGCGCCGACGGCGCCCATTTCTGGCATCTCGGGCGCGCAACTCCGGTGCTGGACCATGCCGGCCGCATCGTCCGCTGGTTCGGCACCGCGACCGACATCGACAGCCAGAAGCGCATCCAGGCGGAACTGGCCAGCACCGCGGCCGAACGCGAGCATCTGCTGCGCCAAAAGGACCTGCTGCTGCGCGAGGTGCATCACCGCGTCCGCAACAATCTCCAGCTGATCTCCAGCCTGCTCAGCCTGCAGAACCGGACGATCACGGATCCGGCGACCCTGCAGCAGTTCACCGAGGCCCGCGGGCGGATCGAGGCCGTGGCGCAGGTCCACGAACAGCTCTACCTGACCGACCGGCCCGACCTGATGGATTTCGCGGCCTTCCTTCAGGGGCTGTGCGCCAATCTCTCCAGGCCGGGGATCCCGGTGGCCTGCACCCGCGGCCGGCCGATGGAACTGCCGATCGACGAGGCGACGCCCCTGGCGCTGATCGCCAACGAACTGATCGCCAACGCCGTGGAATACGCCTATCCCGACGAGGGCGGCCTGGTGATCTCGGGCGGCCCGGTCCGCGTCATCCTGGATGGGTGCGCTCCCGGCCCGGTCGAGCTCCGCGTCGAGGACGATGGCGTCGGGCTGCCCCTGGATTTCGAGCAGGGCCAGGGACGCCTGGGCATCCGGCTGGTCAGGCAGCTGACGCGCCAGCTCCGGGGTCAGCTCACGACCGGCCCCGGCGGCGGACGGCGCTCCGGCACCTCGGTGAGCATCCGCTTTCGCAGCGAGCCGGCGCCTCCGATCGATCTGTGGGGCGACCGCGATATCATCCGGTAA
- a CDS encoding universal stress protein: MGQLFMVGVDGSDGCRRAVDFAADQAARAGADLLLVHVIEWSRYEFLSPSEVAERHRQRERELEDAQTRLLDPLRDRLKAAGAEPRTVIRFGHGAEELCSAAAENKACQVFIGRRGRSRVTTLLFGGVAGALVQMAPVPVTVVP, from the coding sequence ATGGGACAACTCTTCATGGTCGGCGTGGACGGCAGCGACGGCTGCCGGCGCGCCGTCGATTTCGCAGCCGACCAGGCCGCTCGCGCCGGAGCCGACCTGCTTCTCGTCCATGTGATCGAGTGGTCGCGCTACGAGTTCCTGAGCCCGTCCGAGGTCGCCGAACGGCATCGCCAGCGCGAGCGCGAGCTGGAGGATGCCCAGACCCGCTTGCTCGACCCGCTCCGGGATCGCCTGAAGGCGGCGGGGGCGGAACCGCGGACCGTTATCCGGTTCGGGCACGGCGCCGAGGAGCTGTGCTCCGCCGCCGCCGAGAACAAGGCCTGCCAAGTCTTCATCGGCCGCCGGGGCAGGTCCCGCGTCACGACCCTGCTGTTCGGCGGCGTCGCCGGCGCGCTGGTCCAGATGGCGCCGGTACCGGTGACGGTGGTGCCATGA
- a CDS encoding YqaA family protein yields the protein MTADLPAYAGLFAAALLAATVLPAQSEILLATLLARGGLDPVLLVATASAGNVLGSILNWLLGRFLVHLRHRRWFPLKPAVYDRAVGWYGRYGVWSLLFAWVPVVGDPLTVVAGALRVDLARFTVLVAIGKVGRYVFIALSTLWWTGGTG from the coding sequence GTGACCGCCGATCTCCCGGCCTATGCCGGCCTGTTCGCGGCGGCCCTGCTGGCCGCCACGGTCCTGCCCGCCCAGTCCGAGATCCTGCTGGCGACCCTGCTGGCGCGCGGCGGGCTCGACCCGGTGCTCCTGGTCGCGACCGCCTCGGCCGGCAACGTGCTGGGCTCGATCCTGAATTGGCTGCTCGGCCGGTTCCTGGTCCATCTGCGGCACCGCCGCTGGTTTCCGCTGAAGCCCGCCGTGTACGACAGGGCCGTCGGCTGGTACGGCCGCTACGGCGTCTGGTCCCTGCTGTTCGCCTGGGTGCCCGTCGTGGGCGATCCGCTGACGGTGGTCGCCGGCGCGCTCCGCGTCGATCTCGCGCGCTTCACCGTCCTGGTCGCGATCGGCAAGGTCGGACGCTACGTCTTCATCGCCCTCTCCACCCTGTGGTGGACCGGCGGCACGGGATGA
- a CDS encoding alpha/beta fold hydrolase, whose translation MDAEISCQDSMIEWFRLDREPDSDVLAIVFSHVSEQPGRFSFYGSFRDVAVNKLFVNTPDNGWYRDGVPGLGTDIDSTAEGLRIVMQQVGPRTVTCIGNSMGAYAALLFGELINADRVLAIGPETLLDQPGSRSRGFLAGRPPPSRYADLLPVLSRPAADRRTSIVIGESDLFDLEYARRVAHLPGMRLRSLRGVGHEVPAMLHRFGAWRPLIRDFVRDGSLPAFLPLEGRILEAGDAADALVEGRRLRLAGDRRAARDRLGHCLSLYPDADAAHDEIGVMEREEGAFAKAEAAHRLALRLAPDRGLYSLHLAQALEAQGRFGEALAAYDQAGALEPGNRFLARTREEARRRLEDAALAAWGTPGLFQSGRS comes from the coding sequence TTGGACGCCGAAATTTCCTGCCAGGACAGCATGATCGAATGGTTCCGGCTGGACCGGGAGCCGGACAGCGACGTGCTGGCCATCGTCTTCTCCCATGTGTCCGAGCAGCCGGGGCGCTTCTCCTTCTACGGCAGCTTCCGCGACGTCGCGGTCAACAAGCTCTTCGTGAATACGCCCGACAACGGTTGGTACCGGGACGGCGTGCCCGGGCTCGGCACCGACATCGACTCGACGGCCGAAGGCCTGCGGATCGTGATGCAGCAGGTCGGCCCCAGGACCGTCACCTGCATCGGCAATTCCATGGGAGCCTACGCGGCGCTGCTGTTCGGGGAACTGATCAATGCCGACCGGGTCCTGGCGATCGGGCCGGAGACCCTGCTGGACCAGCCCGGCAGCCGAAGCCGGGGCTTCCTGGCCGGACGGCCGCCGCCTTCCCGCTACGCCGACCTGCTGCCGGTCCTGAGCCGGCCCGCGGCCGACCGGCGGACCAGCATCGTGATCGGCGAATCCGACCTGTTCGACCTGGAATACGCCCGCCGCGTCGCCCACCTGCCCGGGATGCGCCTTCGCTCGCTGCGCGGCGTCGGCCACGAGGTGCCGGCGATGCTTCACCGCTTCGGGGCGTGGCGGCCGCTGATCCGGGATTTCGTGCGCGACGGCAGCCTCCCGGCGTTCCTGCCTCTGGAAGGGCGGATCCTGGAGGCCGGCGATGCGGCGGACGCCCTGGTCGAGGGGCGGCGCCTGCGGCTGGCGGGGGACCGCCGGGCGGCGCGCGACCGCCTCGGCCACTGCCTCTCCCTCTATCCCGATGCCGACGCCGCCCATGACGAGATCGGCGTCATGGAGCGCGAGGAGGGCGCCTTCGCGAAGGCGGAAGCCGCCCACCGGCTGGCCCTGAGGCTGGCGCCCGACCGCGGACTGTACAGCCTGCACCTGGCCCAGGCGCTGGAAGCGCAGGGCCGCTTCGGCGAGGCTCTGGCGGCCTACGACCAGGCCGGCGCCCTGGAGCCCGGCAACCGTTTCCTGGCCAGGACCCGTGAGGAGGCACGGCGCCGGCTTGAGGACGCGGCACTCGCGGCCTGGGGAACGCCCGGCCTGTTTCAGTCCGGCCGGTCCTAG
- a CDS encoding UDP-2,3-diacylglucosamine diphosphatase, whose product MDGASTHRYRTVWISDIHLGTRGCQADRLLDFLKAVECDTLYLVGDVIDFWRMRRARYWPQSHNDVIQKLLRKARKGTRVILTPGNHDDMLRGYIDHEFGSILVVEDAIHETADGRRLLVIHGDQFDGVVARAPWLGHLGTHANAVSQLVNQWFNWGRTQLGYPYWSLSGYLKHKVKHRGKFIHNYETAVVEEARRRGVDGVVCGHIHFPQIKALDGILYYNDGDWVDNCTALVEHDTGELELLRWPEPAAAKPPAKVVPIAS is encoded by the coding sequence ATGGACGGCGCATCGACACACCGGTACCGGACCGTCTGGATCTCGGACATCCACCTCGGCACGCGCGGGTGCCAGGCCGACCGCCTGCTCGACTTCCTGAAGGCGGTCGAGTGCGATACCCTTTACCTGGTCGGCGACGTGATCGATTTCTGGCGCATGCGCCGCGCCCGCTACTGGCCGCAGAGCCACAACGACGTGATCCAGAAGCTGCTGCGCAAGGCCCGGAAGGGCACCCGCGTGATCCTGACGCCCGGCAACCACGACGACATGCTGCGCGGCTATATCGACCACGAGTTCGGCAGCATCCTGGTGGTCGAGGACGCGATCCACGAGACGGCGGACGGACGGCGCCTGCTGGTGATCCACGGCGACCAGTTCGACGGAGTGGTCGCCCGCGCGCCCTGGCTGGGCCACCTGGGCACCCACGCCAACGCCGTCTCGCAGCTTGTCAACCAGTGGTTCAACTGGGGCCGCACGCAGCTCGGGTATCCCTACTGGTCGCTGTCGGGCTACCTGAAGCACAAGGTCAAGCACCGCGGCAAGTTCATCCACAATTATGAGACGGCGGTCGTCGAGGAGGCCCGGCGGCGCGGCGTGGACGGGGTCGTCTGCGGGCATATCCACTTCCCCCAGATCAAGGCGCTGGACGGCATCCTCTATTACAACGACGGCGACTGGGTGGACAACTGCACCGCCCTGGTCGAGCACGACACGGGCGAGCTGGAACTGCTGAGGTGGCCCGAGCCGGCGGCGGCGAAGCCGCCGGCCAAGGTCGTCCCGATCGCGTCCTGA